In Verrucomicrobiota bacterium, one DNA window encodes the following:
- a CDS encoding ABC transporter permease, translating to MKPVLGLLNNAPLVLFAVVFAVFGSLSPKFIELQNLSNILLQSSAMAIVATGMTFVLLTAGVDLSVGSVMFVAVAVAGKMIFQGSPLWVAFLAAMGVGVVAGAINAVFIIRLRIVAFIVTLAMLFVGRGFGLWLTNTRAMNMPEAVTQLGAAKLWGLPLPVIVFAVICLAAHLVLTRTPFGRQVYAVGQDAEAARKAGLNVTGVLFAVYVIAGFCAAVSGLVSLTQTGAVSPSFGQQKEFNAIAAAVLGGVSLFGGRGSVLPGAVLGAVLIQTVENGLVILNANPYSYPLVTSAIIFVAVAIDSLRSRLLARLNLRRIYVDPGAAARRGGQG from the coding sequence ATGAAGCCTGTGCTCGGGCTCCTGAACAACGCGCCGCTCGTGCTCTTCGCGGTCGTGTTCGCCGTGTTCGGCTCCCTCTCACCCAAGTTTATCGAGCTGCAAAACCTGTCCAACATCCTGCTGCAATCGAGCGCCATGGCCATCGTCGCCACCGGCATGACGTTCGTTCTCCTGACGGCGGGGGTGGATCTGAGCGTGGGCAGCGTGATGTTCGTCGCGGTGGCCGTGGCCGGGAAAATGATCTTCCAAGGTTCCCCGCTCTGGGTCGCCTTCCTCGCCGCGATGGGAGTGGGTGTGGTGGCAGGCGCCATCAACGCCGTGTTCATCATCCGGCTGCGGATCGTCGCGTTCATCGTCACGCTGGCCATGCTCTTCGTCGGACGCGGCTTCGGGCTGTGGCTGACCAACACGCGCGCCATGAACATGCCCGAGGCCGTCACGCAACTGGGTGCGGCGAAGCTCTGGGGCCTGCCGTTGCCGGTGATCGTCTTCGCGGTGATCTGCCTGGCGGCGCACCTGGTGCTCACGCGCACGCCGTTCGGCCGACAGGTTTACGCCGTGGGCCAGGACGCGGAAGCCGCGCGCAAGGCCGGCCTCAACGTGACGGGCGTGCTGTTTGCCGTGTATGTGATCGCCGGCTTTTGCGCGGCCGTGAGCGGCCTTGTGTCTCTCACGCAAACGGGCGCGGTCTCGCCGAGCTTCGGCCAGCAAAAGGAGTTCAACGCGATCGCCGCGGCGGTGCTCGGCGGCGTGAGTTTGTTTGGCGGACGCGGCAGCGTCCTGCCGGGGGCGGTGCTCGGGGCGGTGCTGATTCAGACCGTCGAGAACGGCCTGGTGATCCTCAACGCCAATCCTTACAGCTACCCCCTGGTGACCAGCGCCATCATCTTTGTGGCCGTCGCGATCGACAGTCTTCGCTCGCGTCTTCTCGCTCGCTTGAACCTGCGACGGATCTACGTGGACCCGGGTGCGGCTGCACGGCGAGGCGGGCAGGGATGA